The DNA region AGTTCACTGAAAAATGTGGCGTGTTGttctaaaccacaagtgcctgttagctggccagctatgttttaaacagtgtagCGCCTGTCTTATTTAGCTTATTTCCCACGTCCTCTGTTCTTCCAGCATCAGTCACTGAAATTTGCACTTTCCGAAAACCCTTAACTggatgcgcgcacacacacacacaaggctcagcacagcccaacagtgcacCCCCACCCCACAGTAATACTGTACACaaagttaatattttaagaTGGTGTGATGGTGTGAAAAATATGGATACCGTCCATTGCTACTGTCCAGACAGAACTTTGAATAATCACAGCTTTTAAATGGTGACCAGAAGACACGCttacatttaatcatttaatcaaataGCACTTTACAGATACATTGAAAAAATTCAGTTGTTATTTTGCTGTATTTCTGAGGTTTTCCCCCTTCTGTAGTTTCCTGGAATTAActtgattgtttttttcttcctgtgtttatttaaaatgagaCACGCCCTTCGTACAGCATCTACTGCTGTTTGTCTAGTGGCTCCAAAGCCCCTCGGTTAAGATCCTTTTCATTGGGTTGTTATTGGATATGAGGGGACTAGGGGCTACGTCACAGGCTGTTGTTCAGCTGGCCCTGTGTTTTTGTACATGGAGCTCTTTCTTAATGAGAAAGAAGCTTTGCTCCCCACAGCCCCCACCTTCTCCTGCCTAGTCCAGGAAGTGGCAGCATCACTGCTTGCACTATAGCGTAGCCCCCTGTGGTGTGATCCCTTAACGTATTTCTCTCATCCACTTAATGTGTATTAAGTCCGGAATGTGGTTTTAGTCCCCCAACTTTACATTTAGGCTTATTCAGCTCCATGTGCATGCAGAGCTGTCCTCAACACTATGCAGCCAGGGGACCCATTGCCCATGGATTTCATCAGAATAACCCGGAACATgatcatcatttattcatttgctgGTTTTCAAAGCTAAGCACTAAAACAGTTCTCTGATGTGGTAGTTTACGAATGTGCATTTGACCTGAGGGAgagtggtgggggtgggggtgggagggATATCATGTAGCATCTGATGCATCTGTAGGGATGATGTCACCAACCACTTCTCCAGAAGCCCCTCCTGCACTCCTCCCTCAGCTGaattctcctctcttctttttAACCTTCACTGTTTTCACACCTTATCCTCATTGAATGCTGAGCACCGGTGTAGTCTGCATAGCAACACATAGAGAGAGgcagggagggaaggagggagggaaggagggagggagggggggggcagGGTGGGGGGCAGATGTGCATGCAGAGGAAAAGAAGGCGCCGTGACCTTGTTCTGCTGTTGCCGTGGTGACTGTGATGGTTGCATCATCCCTCAGCCTTCATACCTGGTGTGATGGGCGGTGCATCCCTTTGTGAATGTGCCACATTCCCGccaaaacagaataaaatatgCAGCAGCTCCACCCAGACACAACAAAGAAAGGAAATGGTCCAAGCACAATTGAGGATTTTGTCCTTGAGAAAACAATACTGTACTGAGAGCTTAATTGAATGAGCAAATCAcagaatgttttaatatttttatgctttatGATTTTGTCTTTATGCTGTTATAAAGATCATCATTTAGATTATTTTTGCTTTGCTCatacttaaatatttttaagatgaccaataaataaataaattaataattgtgtgtgtgtgtatacctgcaAGGTTTCTATTCAGTCAGTGTAtgtatttttcacaataaatatggttttgttttgtttttttgtctcctTTCAGGGATGCAGTTATCAAGTGCTTCACCACCTGTTTGAGCTAAAACTGTTTTTATCACTACTGCCTTAATATGATGTCAGGTTATAATTTACAAGCTAAGagtatatatgtaaaatattttatacggAAGATTTCCTCACTGCCTTCTCTGACTTAATCAATCATACTTTCGTTTGTACTAATGATACAGTATAAAAATCTATTGTAGTTTATGTAGCGTAATATTTGCCTTTAATATAAACATGAAtactaatttcttttttttttttttttgtctcatattttgtttttcatggtGTAAAAGCCTTGGTGAGTGAATGatgtttattataaattaatgtGTATTTAAGAAGAATTCTCAAATGTTTAAAGACAGATGGCTTGGTGCCAGGTGCCTTATTCTGCTGTCTTCATTTCCAGGTGTGAAAGTAATAATTGTAAGCATTAAATCTGTtcattttacagaatatttcagTCATTACCAGAGGTATTGGTTTAACATGTATTGCACCTCACCTAATAAACTCATTCTCCAATATCTCCATTCATATTTGCCATCTGTTCTGTAATGCATCATTTACCATCATGCAGGCTGCTGAATATGACAGTttttctgctctttgtttgGATGAGGGATCTATGAGAATGCAACAGACTGGCTGTGTCTCTGGTATGATGGTATGATATGATGGCGGCTTGGAGGTTGTCTGTCTGTATAATATCACCTGCAGCGCTCTTTCACATcacccacacacagagtaaaTGAGCAAACCTTCCTGTCCATTTGGTTTTCCCATTTTTTCTGTCTTATGGACTCAAATACCCctatactttatttatttatttattttccccccCATATGTTTCAATATTACGTTCACTGCCTCCCTGCTGTGTTTGATGTAAACATGACCTAATAACCCAGTGTGGTGGATATTTGTTGTTGAATTGCTTAGGCTGGCAGTCTGAGTCCACAGCTGCGGTTGCCATGGTTACGACTGCACATGCACCATATCGGGCAGCCCTCCTCCACCAGCAAGTGTCAATGTGCACATCGCCAATCACATGCTTACCATTATGCTGATGGGACAGTACATCCAACAGTTGGTGCAGCTTCAACTGGGTCCGCTTACTTTTTATGGGGGTTAGGAAGGTTTTAATAGCTTTACAGCAAGcccttgtttaaaaaaaaaagtgtctttaAAAAGCTTTTACATACTTGAGAACCTAATCTCAAACAAAGGACTCTCAGCATTCAGTGCACATTGTGTGGTCTTAATTTTACCAGTTCAGTCCACTTTCAGCATTTATGTTATGGTGATGacaatattaatatacatttaatttagAGAGTCAAAAATGAACATAccccaatcagccataacaataaCATCTCTTTTCTATACTTGCTGTAcatcctctcagctccactgtccctacAGGAGCTGAAACTTTTATAAGAGAtggtagttctacacttacagactgtagtctccTTGTTGATCCGCATACTTTGTTAGGTGTtatttgggttgtggatcatACCCTCTGCAGCGACATGGATGTGGTGGTTGGGTGATTGCGTGTGTTCTGctagtacgagtggatcagacaacaattataaattgttaaataaagttGTTCTTTGTAGATTATCCATTAACAAAGTTTATATGCTTAACAGAACTTTAGCTTAttgctaaactgagaaatctgtaaagcattaaaattatttaatgaagATTGCCTCTTCTAATACGTCAAATACCATGGCTTACACAGCAAAACAATATATTATGCTTATtgattttacagttatacattaacTATTTTTATAAGGAATACTTTAAATAGATCAGGGATTCTTCTAATTTAATAtcattttctaatttttttaacCATAACACAGCTGCTTCTAGAATTTCTAGTGAATCATTGTTTTTGGTGTCTTGTTTATAAACTTTCATTATCCATGgtatattataattgtataaCAATAATATGACACCAGTGATTACAGAAATGAATGATATGTTAACATAAAACAGAatagtatataaataaataaatgcttttttttctgttatagaATTAACAAAAATTTCATGTTGTTCAGCTTTAGTGTGTTTGCTGCTTTCATTAGAAACTTATTGAACATGATGTTTTTACATGACCTGATCAAAGTGCTAGTATTAGGAGaattactttttgtttttgaatgtgtttttagcaGTGCTTTGTGTCCAATTATGAATAAATGATGTTATGAGTTGCTTGTGGATATAAAGTCAAATGTTTGGTAGGGGCAGAGTTCTACAGCAATTTACATTATCACGTTGATTTTAACTCAGCTCACAGTGGCTGAGCGACTTCACAACTGTCATCATGAAAGAAAAGCAATAAAGGATGAGAGCTTCAAATCAATACCACAGTGGGGCCAGACTGTCTTTAACCTTTACAGGGCAAGCTCAAGGTCAGTTGTGTACAACAAAATGCTTAATGACTAATGAggcttaatttaaaaattatatatatatatatatatatatatatatatatatatatatatatatatatatatataattgaaataaaggaaaacaaaacacttcTTAAAATTGTTagaatttaattatattaatattttcctagattaaatgttggaaaaatattgaGTATAGTTACACATGTTAAATGAACCCCAAAAAccaaataatttttaattaaatattttgttgctcTATGAGAGTACTGAGACTACATTTGTGGGGAAGCGCGGTTCTGAAGCTCTgccttttttaaggtggaacggtatgtttgaggggaaaaaaatgtctgtaagTGGATGAAGTTGAACttttctgtatgttttaattCACCGAAttcactttattatttttaacttgagttgtttcgTTGTTTAGCACTTTTaatgtaatgcagttagccatctctcAAGATTGAAGTCATTTCCATCttaagtagggtgaccagacgtcctcttttacctggacatgtcctcttttttagattaaaaaaaatgtccgggctgaatttcacaaacgtccgggattttgtttttctagagcttacatagaatttcgagaagtgtgtagttcacaaactagtcccgccctcccctactccgtttggttcgcttgagtgagaagggggcgtggtgaagtagcctaaaatcttctgattggacgttctcactgtagagctaccgttattggtcgataaccttctctgtaaacatttaattggtcagtttgcatgtcagtagtccttgtttacgtcaggcaaagctcatgtacctaccctcatatggagcagctatgccgaaacgtaaatgtaacttctcgggtgaattaaaaaaaattcccatgttttgtgtgtcACCCTAatcttaagtgatctgaaacagcaaacgtaagtcaatattacccacctatggagcaggaatagagcaatatcctaatTTCAGTTCCtgcttttcaatgttctgaCTTATTTCCGTTGTCTAAAATCTCCAGATTCctttgccatgagcagagaaggTAAGAAATTCAagcatattatttttttagagatttaatgacatttaaatttacagttaaatgtagctttgtaaacacattatatTGGTTTCAAAAATGAAAACTGACTGGAGAATTTGCAAATAGTGATGAAGCATATTctgaatttaattttttttttttttaattaaaattttgaaCTTGGCTTTTGACTGAGAGATGCTTGATCTAAAGTCATTCTGTTTTCTCTTATATGTTAAAAATTAATCGCATCACTACCTTTTTCACGCCCATTTAGCTGGTGATGTCATTTTGGTAGATTGCCCCTCTGCCATTGGACAGAGGAGATCGTATACCCCGCCCCTCTCTACTGACTCTATAAATTTTCGGTTGCGCGCGTTTCTGTGTGAGATTTCAGTGGAGACGGTGAGGGGGTTTCGCGGAGACACATTTGACTCGGTGACATGAATGGACGATTTTCAAGGTGAATTAACGAACTGACCGCTGGCTTACGATTTATTTTACACGCAGGTGTCTTGTGGTCTATAAGATGCCCTTTCCGCCTATAAACCTGCATTCTCCGGGGAAGGAACTCTTTAGGAAAAAGAAGCCGAGCTCCAGCGCCGTCCCTCCGCCGTCTCTGCTCggacacaaacaaaaaacaagggCGGAGAAAGAGGACGCCGAGCAGGACAGCGGTAAACTGTCCACGTCCTGGCCCTCGGCAAACCTGAAGCAGCTGGGACGAAAACAACAACAGCTACAGCATCAACAGGCGGCTAAATTTTCGGCAGAGAGTGCGGCCCCGCTCCCGGAGGCAGACGGTAAGATGAAGGGCTCGTCCTGGAATGGTGTGAAGCCGGTGAGCGGCTCGTGTGAGAGCGAGCAGCGCTCGAGCTCAGGGGAGCTGCGCTTCTCCCTCAGCCTCACCCCCGAGGCCGTGCTCGTCCTCCAGAAACGGAACCTGGAGAAACAGATGCTCGCCAAGCAGCAGAAATGCTGCGGCTCCGCGGACTTCAGACACCGCCGGGTTTTCCCCTCAAAGCGACCTCAGGGCGGTTCTCGGGGGTCGGCGCCGGCCGCCAGGCCTCCGGAGGGACCCGCCGACATCAGCGCAATCGTGAAGATCTCACTCCTTAACGAGCAGCACAAGTACGACGACGTGGAGTACGAGGAGGAGGACGGAGATGTAGACGAAACCGTGGTGAGAAAATGTAAAGAGTGGCTAAAGGGCGTGGAGAGCGCCGCCGCCTTCAGTAAAGTGGATAAACTCTCGGCGCTGCCGCATCTCAAGAGCTGCTGATCCCCAGCGGTATCACTGAGACGACCAGCTCCACAGGGACACGATTTCAGCGCGTAGTGCAGGTGTAGCCTGCTGGAAACGGCTAAAGATGGAGTCACATTCACAGCTTCATCTTAAATGTTGCCGCAGTTTGTTAGATAATAATGGAGGATCTACAAACTCGAACGAAAAGCCCGTTTCAGCCTCATACGGCTCCGTTACTTCTCTCTGTGACTCATTTTCTTCTCCACACGCAGCGATGGATGCCGAACTGTTGTTcagtttttatttctcttttgcACTTGCTAGAGATGGGGGTCGATTCCAGAGAGTCGGTTGTCTGATTCGGATCTTTGAGAGTCGACTCAGAAGTTTGACTCGATTCTATACAGAGGCGTTAAAAGGTGGAGAATTAGATTCTCTGTTATTGCATTCTACGCAGCGTGCCCACTTCTCCAATGTTTATAACCATGTGTcagactgtttttattttggaaaaagTTTAAAACTTGGCTTTGGAACAATGAGTATTGCCACATGAAGGCTCAGATA from Hoplias malabaricus isolate fHopMal1 chromosome 8, fHopMal1.hap1, whole genome shotgun sequence includes:
- the prr18 gene encoding proline-rich protein 18, with the translated sequence MPFPPINLHSPGKELFRKKKPSSSAVPPPSLLGHKQKTRAEKEDAEQDSGKLSTSWPSANLKQLGRKQQQLQHQQAAKFSAESAAPLPEADGKMKGSSWNGVKPVSGSCESEQRSSSGELRFSLSLTPEAVLVLQKRNLEKQMLAKQQKCCGSADFRHRRVFPSKRPQGGSRGSAPAARPPEGPADISAIVKISLLNEQHKYDDVEYEEEDGDVDETVVRKCKEWLKGVESAAAFSKVDKLSALPHLKSC